The following proteins are encoded in a genomic region of Rhodoferax aquaticus:
- a CDS encoding extracellular solute-binding protein, with the protein MQQRRAILVAALVAGSLLSAAAHAEKTLSALFMAQAAYSEDDVRAMTSDFEKANPGVKVKLEFVPYDALHDKIVAAHGAGSGGYDVVLFDVVWPAEFASKGFLQDVTKRIAVGDIPKVFPGAWTTVSYKDKFYGMPWILDTKFLFYNTEMLKKAGISAPPKTWGELEKQAKIIKDKGIVKYPVVWSWAQKEAMICDYTTLSVSYGGKFFTDGKPSFHLGGSLEAVQYMKASIDAGLSNPNSREYEEEDVRKVFSNGDAAFALNWGYMYNMAKDPKESKVVGKVGIVSAPGVDGKTVASAVNGSMGLGITAKSANPEEAWKFIAHMSAPATQEKYAKLSLPIWKASFSKPAVKQGQEDYVNAAAKSLEVMAARPETPVYQELSSILQKNLHSVLLGKAKPDAAMKLASDAAAKLK; encoded by the coding sequence ATGCAACAACGTAGAGCGATTTTGGTAGCTGCCCTGGTGGCAGGCAGCCTTTTATCGGCCGCCGCCCACGCCGAAAAGACATTGAGTGCCTTGTTCATGGCGCAAGCTGCGTACAGCGAAGATGACGTTCGGGCCATGACCAGTGACTTTGAAAAAGCAAATCCCGGCGTCAAGGTGAAGTTGGAATTTGTCCCGTACGACGCCTTGCATGACAAGATTGTGGCGGCGCACGGCGCGGGCTCCGGCGGTTACGACGTAGTGCTATTCGACGTGGTGTGGCCTGCAGAATTTGCCAGCAAGGGCTTCTTGCAAGACGTCACCAAACGCATTGCGGTGGGCGACATCCCCAAGGTATTTCCCGGCGCGTGGACCACCGTAAGCTATAAAGACAAGTTCTACGGCATGCCTTGGATCTTGGACACCAAGTTCTTGTTCTACAACACCGAAATGCTGAAGAAGGCCGGAATCTCGGCACCTCCAAAGACTTGGGGCGAACTGGAAAAGCAAGCCAAAATCATCAAAGACAAAGGCATTGTGAAATACCCCGTAGTGTGGAGTTGGGCCCAAAAAGAGGCCATGATTTGTGACTACACCACCTTGTCGGTGTCCTACGGCGGCAAGTTCTTCACCGACGGCAAACCAAGTTTTCACCTGGGCGGCTCACTCGAAGCTGTGCAGTACATGAAGGCCTCTATCGACGCGGGCCTGAGCAACCCCAACTCCCGTGAATACGAAGAAGAAGATGTTCGCAAAGTCTTCTCCAACGGCGACGCAGCGTTCGCCTTGAACTGGGGCTATATGTACAACATGGCCAAAGACCCCAAAGAAAGCAAAGTGGTCGGCAAGGTCGGCATTGTGTCAGCCCCTGGCGTGGACGGCAAAACCGTGGCATCGGCGGTGAATGGCTCAATGGGCTTGGGCATCACAGCCAAAAGTGCGAACCCAGAGGAAGCTTGGAAGTTCATTGCCCATATGAGTGCGCCGGCGACCCAGGAAAAGTACGCCAAGCTTAGCCTGCCTATCTGGAAAGCATCGTTTAGCAAGCCCGCTGTGAAACAAGGCCAAGAAGACTATGTGAATGCGGCGGCCAAGTCCTTGGAGGTGATGGCTGCACGCCCAGAAACACCGGTGTACCAAGAGCTGTCGTCCATCCTGCAAAAGAACCTTCATAGCGTATTGTTAGGCAAGGCCAAGCCCGATGCGGCAATGAAGCTGGCGTCTGACGCAGCGGCCAAACTGAAGTAA
- a CDS encoding MATE family efflux transporter, whose product MTVYTSPDALLPLSQRVRKEIAALWQLAWPILIGQLANVGMSVADVAMAGHASAQDLAGVSLGVSIWFITVVTVMGVMMSVSPVVSHHVGAREFHLVPHVVRQALWKSLGIGLLAMVLANAGTLVFDHLSLEPVVRDIAKQFVYITSLALPAFAAYRVLYSYSASLNQTKPLMVIAIGALLLNIAVNGLLVFGKLGFPALGGLGCAWATMLCVWFNLGGLLWWMRHDPAYRSTWPFAHYEGPNWPKIASLLRLGLPIGVTYFAETSAFGFIALLVAKFGSTQISAHQIALNFSSLVFMLPLSLGIALSTRVGQSLGAGDPATARFRAWVGVALALGCASVSALGMGVFNHHIAAAYTNDPAVLLLAAHLLTFAALFQLSDATQVATSCAIRGYKVTRIPMVIHLTAFWGFSLPLGCVLGLAPEWLPWRPAQAMGAEGFWIALIVGLSVAALGLSALLRSVARKGIVHAH is encoded by the coding sequence ATGACTGTATACACTTCTCCCGACGCCCTCCTCCCATTGTCCCAGCGCGTGCGCAAAGAAATTGCTGCCTTGTGGCAGTTGGCATGGCCCATTTTGATAGGGCAGTTGGCCAATGTGGGGATGTCGGTGGCCGACGTGGCCATGGCGGGGCATGCCTCTGCACAAGACTTGGCGGGCGTGTCGCTCGGCGTATCGATCTGGTTCATCACGGTCGTCACCGTTATGGGGGTCATGATGTCGGTGAGCCCCGTGGTGTCTCACCACGTAGGCGCGCGTGAATTCCACCTAGTGCCCCATGTGGTGCGCCAAGCGCTTTGGAAGAGCCTGGGCATAGGGCTGCTGGCCATGGTGCTGGCCAACGCTGGCACGCTGGTGTTTGACCACCTGAGCCTAGAGCCTGTGGTGCGAGACATTGCCAAGCAGTTTGTTTACATCACCAGCCTAGCGCTGCCGGCATTTGCGGCCTACCGCGTGCTGTACAGCTACAGCGCCAGCCTCAACCAAACCAAACCCTTGATGGTCATTGCGATCGGTGCGCTGCTACTCAATATTGCCGTCAATGGACTGCTGGTGTTTGGCAAGCTGGGATTTCCGGCCTTAGGTGGTTTGGGCTGCGCTTGGGCCACCATGCTGTGCGTGTGGTTCAACTTAGGGGGCTTGCTGTGGTGGATGCGCCATGACCCGGCCTACCGCAGCACTTGGCCGTTTGCCCACTATGAGGGACCTAACTGGCCCAAAATTGCCAGCCTGCTGCGTTTGGGCCTGCCCATTGGAGTGACCTACTTTGCAGAAACCAGCGCATTTGGCTTCATTGCCCTGCTGGTTGCCAAGTTTGGCAGCACGCAGATATCAGCGCACCAAATCGCTCTGAACTTCTCCTCACTGGTGTTTATGTTGCCTTTGAGCCTGGGCATCGCCTTATCAACGCGTGTGGGCCAGTCCTTGGGGGCGGGCGATCCGGCCACCGCACGGTTTCGTGCGTGGGTAGGCGTGGCACTGGCCTTGGGCTGTGCCAGCGTGAGTGCCCTAGGGATGGGCGTGTTCAACCACCACATTGCGGCGGCCTACACCAACGACCCAGCGGTCTTGCTCTTGGCTGCGCACTTGCTGACGTTTGCCGCGCTCTTTCAACTGTCCGACGCCACGCAGGTGGCCACCAGTTGCGCGATACGTGGCTACAAGGTCACCCGCATTCCCATGGTGATTCACCTCACCGCGTTTTGGGGGTTCTCCCTTCCGCTGGGCTGTGTCTTGGGACTGGCGCCTGAGTGGCTGCCCTGGCGCCCCGCCCAAGCCATGGGGGCTGAAGGCTTTTGGATTGCTTTGATTGTGGGCCTCAGCGTCGCCGCCTTGGGCTTAAGCGCGCTACTGCGTTCCGTGGCGCGCAAAGGCATAGTCCACGCGCATTAA